A window of Longispora fulva contains these coding sequences:
- a CDS encoding AfsR/SARP family transcriptional regulator — protein sequence MEFRLLGTVEATAAGQSVYIGQRRERRLLGILLTRLPHPVGVEQFIDLLWGDEAPLEARAALQVHVSRLRRSLADAGVQLNRAASGYTLNVDPEQVDLHRFRDLCDRIRTGPRDLPALLAEAGALYQGPLLGDDGTERLRRALCPWLDELWMSTRESAVETTVRRGGHPLAELAELVAAHPVRERLASLQVLALHRAGRRDEALAAFERARSALADQLGLDPGPELRRAYETVLHTPAVPAPAQLPPGIFDFTGRTEPLAALDGFLTLRGTVVISTIAGTGGVGKTALALHWAHRVRDQFPDGQLYVNLHGHSATTPVGPMEALGRFLRALGCPPEDIPTEIDEAAARYRSLLADRRILVVLDNAHHPDQVRPLLPASPGSMALVTSRDRLVGLTARDGARRLHLPAFTPEESLALLSGCVGAQRVTAEPWAAAELVALCGHLPLAIRIIAYQVTEVPHLPLAGHVARLRADRLNALALQDDVDTCVRATFDLSYAALDPDTARMFRLLGLVPGADFTAEAAGALTGMPAGRARRLLDRLVAGHLVEAHPAGRYAFHDLLREYAAGHGASDPESEASVTRLTDWYLHTALAADTVADMLPTQEIMAHPPAPPSVSPGSFEDRTAALRWLDSERAALVSVVHHCCAHGVEVTALRVLEALGGHLHLRRWSAEFLATGLALLSATTDASDPRVRVLAHDLVAAAYRITGKFAEAVHHSRQALFWLDNVAGRPDEPRLLLNLGRSLRLTGHLAAAADCYRSAAKRYEQDGVGGAKTMFVAGVLGDVYRHTSDFQDSLTFSAEALALAWEVAPPWAPYALEAIANVHTECGRHQEGIEHARAALDAAERFEQPFIKPSAFNTLGSALAGLGRPDEAHGAYTDALRLCEDQANPEAESESLCGLALLSSRTGRHGQAIEQARRAVDVAHGSANLVGEGRARATLAEIRLAAGHRDDAATEARQALAVNESTGHQLGEARSLLVLGTVTGDSDLVRRAHAIYTRIGAPVPS from the coding sequence GTGGAGTTCCGCCTGCTGGGTACCGTCGAGGCGACCGCAGCGGGGCAATCGGTCTACATCGGACAGCGCCGGGAACGTCGCCTGCTGGGGATCCTGCTCACCCGGCTGCCGCACCCGGTCGGCGTGGAACAGTTCATCGACCTGCTGTGGGGGGACGAGGCACCCCTCGAGGCGCGCGCCGCACTCCAGGTGCACGTCTCCCGGCTCCGGCGAAGCCTGGCCGACGCCGGGGTCCAGCTGAACCGGGCCGCGTCCGGGTACACCCTGAACGTCGACCCGGAACAGGTGGACCTGCACAGGTTCCGGGACCTGTGCGACCGGATCCGGACCGGACCGCGGGACCTCCCCGCCCTGCTCGCCGAGGCCGGCGCGCTCTACCAGGGTCCACTCCTCGGCGACGACGGCACGGAACGACTCCGCCGGGCACTGTGTCCCTGGCTCGACGAACTGTGGATGTCCACCCGGGAGTCCGCGGTCGAGACCACCGTCCGCCGGGGCGGGCACCCCCTCGCCGAGCTGGCCGAACTCGTCGCCGCGCACCCCGTCCGGGAGCGGCTCGCGAGCCTGCAGGTTCTCGCCCTGCACCGCGCGGGGCGGCGCGACGAGGCACTCGCGGCGTTCGAGCGGGCAAGGTCCGCGCTCGCCGACCAGCTCGGACTCGATCCCGGCCCCGAGCTGCGCCGAGCCTACGAGACGGTGCTGCACACCCCCGCCGTCCCCGCCCCGGCCCAGCTGCCGCCGGGCATCTTCGACTTCACCGGCCGTACGGAACCGCTCGCCGCACTCGACGGGTTCCTCACCCTGCGCGGCACCGTGGTGATCAGCACGATCGCGGGGACCGGCGGGGTCGGCAAGACCGCGCTGGCTCTGCACTGGGCGCACCGGGTCCGCGACCAGTTCCCCGACGGGCAGCTCTACGTCAACCTGCACGGCCACTCCGCGACCACCCCGGTCGGGCCGATGGAGGCGCTCGGCAGGTTCCTCCGCGCCCTGGGTTGTCCCCCCGAGGACATCCCCACCGAGATCGACGAGGCCGCCGCGCGCTACCGCAGCCTGCTCGCCGACCGACGGATCCTCGTGGTCCTCGACAACGCCCACCACCCCGACCAGGTACGGCCACTCCTGCCGGCCAGTCCCGGCTCGATGGCCCTGGTCACCAGCCGGGACCGGCTCGTCGGGCTCACCGCCCGCGACGGCGCGCGACGGCTGCACCTGCCGGCGTTCACCCCCGAGGAGTCGCTCGCCCTGCTGAGCGGCTGCGTCGGCGCCCAGCGGGTGACCGCCGAGCCCTGGGCCGCCGCCGAACTGGTCGCGCTCTGCGGCCACCTGCCGCTGGCGATCCGGATCATCGCGTACCAGGTCACGGAGGTTCCGCACCTGCCACTTGCCGGGCACGTCGCCCGGCTCCGCGCCGACCGGTTGAACGCCCTGGCCCTCCAGGACGACGTCGACACGTGTGTCCGCGCCACCTTCGACCTGTCCTACGCCGCCCTCGACCCCGACACGGCCCGGATGTTCCGGCTACTCGGGCTGGTGCCGGGCGCGGACTTCACGGCGGAGGCCGCGGGGGCGCTCACCGGGATGCCGGCGGGGCGGGCCCGGCGGTTGCTCGACCGGCTCGTGGCGGGCCACCTGGTGGAGGCGCATCCGGCGGGGCGGTACGCGTTCCACGACCTGCTGCGCGAGTACGCGGCCGGGCACGGCGCCTCCGACCCGGAGAGCGAAGCCTCGGTCACCCGGCTGACGGACTGGTACCTGCACACCGCCCTGGCCGCGGACACGGTCGCCGACATGCTGCCGACCCAGGAGATCATGGCGCATCCACCGGCGCCCCCGTCGGTCAGTCCGGGATCCTTCGAGGACCGGACGGCGGCCCTGCGGTGGCTGGACTCCGAACGGGCCGCCCTCGTGTCGGTCGTGCACCACTGCTGCGCCCACGGCGTCGAGGTGACGGCGCTGCGCGTCCTCGAAGCCCTGGGCGGGCACCTGCACCTGCGCCGGTGGTCCGCCGAGTTCCTCGCGACGGGACTCGCCCTGCTGTCGGCGACCACGGACGCGAGTGATCCCCGGGTCCGCGTTCTCGCGCACGATCTGGTCGCGGCCGCGTACCGGATCACGGGGAAGTTCGCGGAGGCCGTGCACCACAGCCGACAGGCGCTGTTCTGGCTGGACAACGTGGCGGGGCGGCCGGACGAGCCGCGGCTCCTCCTCAACCTCGGCCGGAGCCTGCGCCTCACCGGTCACCTGGCGGCGGCCGCCGACTGCTACCGGAGCGCGGCGAAGCGCTACGAGCAGGACGGGGTCGGCGGCGCCAAGACGATGTTCGTGGCCGGCGTGCTGGGCGACGTGTACCGCCACACCTCCGACTTCCAGGACTCGCTGACCTTCAGCGCGGAGGCGCTGGCCCTCGCCTGGGAGGTCGCACCCCCCTGGGCGCCCTACGCCCTCGAGGCGATCGCCAACGTGCACACGGAGTGCGGCCGGCACCAGGAGGGGATCGAACACGCCCGAGCCGCCCTGGACGCCGCCGAACGATTCGAGCAGCCGTTCATCAAGCCCAGCGCGTTCAACACCCTGGGCTCGGCACTGGCCGGGCTCGGCCGCCCCGACGAGGCGCACGGGGCCTACACCGACGCACTGCGACTGTGCGAGGACCAGGCCAACCCCGAGGCCGAGAGCGAGTCCCTGTGCGGGCTGGCGCTGCTGAGCAGCCGGACCGGCCGGCACGGGCAGGCCATCGAACAGGCCCGCCGAGCCGTGGACGTCGCGCACGGCAGCGCCAACCTCGTCGGCGAGGGCCGGGCCAGGGCGACCCTCGCCGAGATCCGGCTGGCGGCCGGCCACCGCGACGACGCCGCGACAGAGGCCCGACAGGCCCTCGCCGTCAACGAGTCCACCGGGCACCAGCTCGGCGAGGCCCGCAGCCTCCTGGTGCTGGGCACCGTGACCGGCGACAGCGACCTGGTGCGCCGGGCGCACGCGATCTACACCCGGATCGGCGCCCCGGTCCCGTCCTGA